The sequence below is a genomic window from Flagellimonas marinaquae.
AGACAGCACATCAGGGGTAGAAAAGAGGTAAGCAAGCTTGTGCCCAACATCAATTTTAAAGTGGTCCTCATTGAATCCGTTCCATTTTTGATATCGTAAGTATCCATTGGCCTGGAAGATTGTCATCTTCCACATCGTCCACTGTGCCACTCACCGTGACGTTGCCCTCCGTCATTTTTTCAAGATATTCTGTTGAAGTGGCTTGCGACACCAAAAATTGTTCCCGGGGGCTGGCTACCAACCATTGGCCATTTTCTTTACTTAGTTTGCCCGAAACGGTCACCGCTGCTTTTTTAGCGGAAACCCCGTTCTTTTTCACTTCCTCTTGAATGGCCCCCAAAGTGAGTTCGTTCTCAGCGGCCAGGTCAAGATAGGCCCTTCCATCATTGAGACTGACACGGACCTTCTGAAGACCGTCCATCTTTTTCAGCCCCCGTTCCAGGCCATAGGCACAAGGGGCACAATCCATCCCGTACACTTCCTGATCCACATAGGTTATCTGGGCGCTTAGAGTGTCCACAACCAACAAGACCATTATTATCACCAATACACTATTTTTCATCATACTCAACTTTTTAAAAATTTATCGCTATCTATAACCAATAGCTCAGATTTATCGCTACTCGGTATTTTCCCTTACAGCTCCTGGAGTCAGGTTCTGTACCGCCGGGAACATAGCGCCAAAGGATATGCCCCACGCACCGTACAGTCCCAAAAAAGATGGGCCGACCAGAACCTTCGTGCTTCTCGTGCCAGAATCGTTCAGGTTTCCCTCATAGATGGCCTCACCGGGAAACTCGGCCAACGATTCAATGAAAATGCGCCAATCG
It includes:
- a CDS encoding heavy-metal-associated domain-containing protein, which produces MMKNSVLVIIMVLLVVDTLSAQITYVDQEVYGMDCAPCAYGLERGLKKMDGLQKVRVSLNDGRAYLDLAAENELTLGAIQEEVKKNGVSAKKAAVTVSGKLSKENGQWLVASPREQFLVSQATSTEYLEKMTEGNVTVSGTVDDVEDDNLPGQWILTISKMERIQ